A section of the Alphaproteobacteria bacterium genome encodes:
- a CDS encoding CpaD family pilus assembly lipoprotein produces MSHVVENSFHGFSCFHRAKAGRARRAWIAGAGILALLFLAGCKSETVGTDASGNRSLLTSTKANKVTWVARSHAVTFETDNVAVDARERDRLISFLKALPPPRRSVVVLPALTAETAEIDRIRLSEIARLVAEAGYEPRQGRATQPAGEPAIAIEGGFWQVTPPNCPDWSKPPGADFTNTTSSNFGCATVTNLGLMVAYPEDLIRGQEMGPADGTVAAAAVERYRAGEVNELPEEEEGGATATVTFE; encoded by the coding sequence ATGAGCCATGTAGTCGAAAATTCATTTCACGGATTCTCCTGTTTTCACCGCGCGAAAGCCGGACGGGCCCGGCGCGCCTGGATAGCGGGTGCGGGGATCCTGGCGCTTCTGTTTCTGGCGGGCTGCAAGAGCGAGACCGTCGGCACGGACGCGAGCGGTAACCGCTCCCTCCTGACATCGACCAAGGCGAATAAGGTGACCTGGGTCGCACGGTCGCACGCGGTGACATTCGAGACGGACAACGTCGCCGTCGACGCGCGTGAACGCGATCGGCTGATCTCTTTCCTGAAGGCCCTGCCGCCGCCGCGCCGGAGCGTCGTCGTGTTGCCCGCCCTGACGGCAGAGACCGCCGAGATCGACCGCATCCGGCTGTCCGAGATTGCCCGGCTGGTGGCCGAGGCGGGATATGAGCCGCGCCAGGGCCGGGCCACCCAGCCCGCGGGCGAGCCGGCAATCGCGATCGAGGGCGGGTTCTGGCAGGTGACGCCGCCAAATTGTCCGGACTGGAGCAAACCTCCCGGCGCCGATTTCACCAATACCACGTCGAGCAATTTCGGCTGCGCGACGGTGACAAATCTCGGCCTCATGGTGGCCTATCCGGAAGACCTCATCCGCGGGCAGGAGATGGGGCCCGCGGACGGGACCGTGGCGGCTGCCGCCGTCGAGCGTTATCGCGCGGGCGAAGTCAATGAATTGCCGGAAGAAGAGGAGGGCGGGGCGACGGCCACCGTGACATTCGAATGA